In Rhodamnia argentea isolate NSW1041297 chromosome 11, ASM2092103v1, whole genome shotgun sequence, one genomic interval encodes:
- the LOC115756853 gene encoding AT-hook motif nuclear-localized protein 25, with product MSGSRDPEAPTTSSGTPSSSGRRPRGRPQGSKNKPKPPIIITRDTPNALQSHVLEVSAGSDIVDAITTYARRRGRGISILSGTGAVTNVTLRQPATPSGSIITMHGRFDILSLTGTVLPPPAPPGAGGLAIYLAGGQGQVVGGSVAGPLMALGPVVLMAASFANAMFDRLPLEEAREDAPLAQMQPSASQSSDATPCGGDQMGEGVSRTSAGGGSGNSGSSVPFYNLGGGNYPFSSGDVFGWGSGGSGGAGRPPF from the coding sequence ATGTCCGGTTCAAGAGATCCTGAAGCACCCACCACCAGCTCAGGCACACCATCCTCCTCCGGTCGCAGACCACGTGGCCGCCCTCAGGGCTCCAAGAACAAGCCCAAGCCCCCAATCATCATCACCCGAGACACCCCCAACGCCCTCCAATCCCATGTGCTTGAGGTCTCCGCCGGATCCGACATTGTTGACGCCATCACGACCTATGCCCGCCGCCGCGGCCGGGGCATCTCCATCCTTAGTGGCACCGGTGCCGTCACCAATGTCACACTCCGCCAGCCCGCCACGCCGTCCGGGAGCATCATCACCATGCATGGAAGATTCGACATCCTTTCGCTGACGGGGACGGTGTTGCCACCTCCCGCGCCACCGGGTGCTGGGGGATTGGCGATATATCTTGCGGGAGGACAGGGGCAGGTAGTGGGTGGGAGCGTGGCTGGGCCCTTGATGGCATTGGGGCCAGTGGTGCTGATGGCAGCGTCCTTTGCGAACGCGATGTTCGATAGGTTGCCTTTGGAGGAAGCGAGGGAGGACGCGCCGCTGGCACAAATGCAGCCATCGGCATCGCAGTCGTCGGACGCGACGCCTTGTGGAGGTGATCAAATGGGCGAAGGGGTGAGCAGGACTAGCGCAGGTGGCGGCAGTGGGAACAGCGGCAGTTCTGTCCCGTTCTACAATTTGGGAGGGGGAAATTATCCTTTCTCTAGCGGCGATGTGTTCGGTTGGGGCAGCGGAGGCAGCGGAGGTGCAGGACGGCCTCCCTTTTAG